The Rhododendron vialii isolate Sample 1 chromosome 1a, ASM3025357v1 region GGTGGATGGGACACAGGAACATTAGGGGTTGGGTATTCTGTGCTTGATTGACCATAATACTGAAAATTAGAACCTGGGTAGGAAAAACTGTATTGTTTCGTATAAGAGAGCGGTTGTACTGTTTCAAAATAAGTTGGCTGTGGTGGTGGATATGAAGGTTCAGAAGGGTCATCAGGTGGGGGTGGGGGAACGAGCTCGTTATCAGGAGGTGGGGGAGGGATCCAATCCTCTTCAGGAGGGGGCGGAATAGTAAAAGCTTCTGGTGGCACAAAAGATTCTTGAATAGGTTGTTCTACTGGAGCACAACATACGGCCGCTAATGAATCACTGGCAATTAAACCACTTGCTGGAACTTCATCTTCAACTTCCATGTCGACATCCATATCCACGTCTTCTGCATTCTGGGGAGTTAATTCAGATAGTTGTGTAGCTTCATGAACTCCACTGGTCCCTTCAGAACCACTATCTGAGTGTGATGCAGGATAGTCAATTGCATCAGCACAGAAAACATTACCGCTGGAAGCTTCATGTTTTGAATCTTTCAGGACAGATGACAAGACGTCGACATcagcagaagcagaagcagaaCAGATTGTCCATCAGCAAGACTCGATGTTAGTGTGGTATTTTTTCTGCAAGTAGAGAGTGGGTAAGGGTGCAAACAAGCCTTCAAAGAGTTCAAGCTTGGTTCATGTAATGTTTAGGAAACTCGAGCTTAAAGGAGCTTTGAGCTAATATTTGGGTGTTCCAATTCGGGTTCCTTAAGTAAACAAGCTTTTATAACCACTAAGAGGCAGTTTGGGAGCCAGATTGTCCATTCTGATTATTCATTTTcgaagtttttttgtttgggaacTCAATTGTGATAATGCAACGTCACGCGGTGTTTCAAGGATCCAAAAGTATTCTTCACCAAAGATGTTGAAAGGTGTTATTAATCTTTATTGGGACAATTCATACGAAATTTTGCTTCAACCTGGGTTCGTGAGTAATGAACGGTGAGATTAGTAACCTAAAACCTATACTAACCAATATGTGGGTAAACATGAAGCCAAGCTTCCAATGATACTGAGCAGTCTAAAACACTACTATTCTGGGATCAGTATAATAAAGAGCTCTAGTTTTAGATCATAGACAGCTTTAAACTACTAAAAAAACTCAACCATGCACATTTTTATGTATACAATGTATGACTACATCAACAGCCACCGGTAACTAGTTTTGTGACACGGGCATCCCTATGAACTACCCAACTCCCGTCCACCATAACAAGCAATGCTCAGCATTAGTAACACCAATATATACAGAGCAATAACCAGAAAGAACTAATGTGGGAAGCACATCAGCAGTTAGAACACTACAAACTAACATAGGTATACCAAGGAAGTCCATATGGAAGAATTTGCACCTATGCCCAAATGAAAGCTTCTTACTTTATCAGAACATAGATAAATACTGCCGCTTGAAGTTCAACCACATTCATGTCTCCAAAGGGACATAGAGAGGAACAAGGCTAGGCACGAGACAGCAACTTAAAGAATGGCTAGGCACGAGACAACCATAACAAGCTTCTTTCTTTGTTATGTTTTTGCTCATAAAGTACGATAGGAAGCAAGTTTGGCAAAGAATACGTTTAATTTCTCTCGAGCTACTACACTAGACATGTTTTCTTTGTTATGTTTTTGCTCATAAAGTACGATAGGAAGCAAGTTTGGCAAAGAATACTATCTTCAATCTTAAAGAATCTCCCTAAGTATGTTTAAAGAGTGGAGTGACTATCTTACAGGGGACTGTTTTATTACCATTGTTAAGAAGTGGAGAAGCCCTGGAACAATCAAACATTATAGCTCAAAGGGCTACCCATATTGTGCACATTGAGGGTACCAAGTCAAACCCAACAGAATTTAGCAATCTATGCAAATTGAGGGTACCAAGTCATGGTATATTTAACTACAGACATGAAAATTGTGGAATAAAACATGACACAACAATATCACAAACCTCTGGAAGAtgataaaaattgaaataagaaATCTGAGCCGAATGACATATAAACTACTTATCTCGAGCTAATGAAGGAAGATTGAATTGTACCTTTGTATTTGGATTCCCTAAAGAATGTGAGAGAGAACATCTATTCTCTTCCATGTTTGAGACATGTCAATAATCGACCTCGAGCATATGGGGCAACAATATCTGTGTGACATATCAGCAAAACTATTTTTCATAGGTAAACAAACTACATCAACCTATGAAAAGACCTAAACCATTTCAACAGATTAAGACACTAACTGACATAGATTAACACACAAACATAGTTCAACATCAACTAGGCCAAGGAAAATGAGTAATAAACATCTGCAATACGAATATTCCAACTGAACTTAGTAATTGAACTTACTAACTACTACAACAGTGAATAAGTTAAAGAGATCCATTTCTCATGATAATGCTCATACATTGAGGCCTTGAGTTTTAAAGTTCCACAGTACATCAACTTTAGgcaaatataaaaatatggctAAATAGGAAGGTCGTCAATTGGATGCTTTGATGACAACTTTGGACATGTCCGCTTATCGTGACCTCGGCACTTGCAGTGGCTACATTTCCTGGGATTCCGAGAATGTTGGGCACTAGACTTCTTCCCAGGGTTGCCTTTGGTCTTGACCACAGGTGGATCGCCCACACCAAACAAAATTTGGCCATCACTTGATTTACCAATCTCTGTGTTGCACTCCTTATTCTTTCCCATCTCCCAACGCTTCCTTATCCAAGATGTCATTTCGTGTTCCACTTGCCTAGCATCTTCAAATGAGTCCTGGGCATGCGACGCATAGAATGACATCAATTTGTAACCCGAACTCAATATCCCATACCTAGCCATGTGGGACATATTGCGAGAAATTTGGCAAACATTTGGTTGTTGGGTCAGAGGTTGACCACGCCTTGTCCATCTTTGCATGACTAAACTAGGGGGAATGGTCGGTAGGTGTTCATATTTCATGACCACAATCATATGGCAACAAGGTAGACCAAAAGACTCAAACATCAAACAACTACAATTGATTCTGCTATCAATTGGATAATACTCGACCGTCCAATTGGATTCTGGATGCGAGTACATCTCAATGAAGTACAACCGACGCTCCATCTCATCAACACGACGTGCCACAATCAATGCAGATGCACGCTGTATTTCATCCTGAAAGAATTTGAATATGTATTGTGTGTACACCTCAGTTCCATTCTTCTCCAAGCTTTTCAATTGCGTGATCAAGACAGGGGTACTATGCTCCGTTGCCGTCTCAGCCTTTGCATCGGCAACTCGCATCCTAGCTAGACCACGGTGGTACTATTGGACAAATTCAAAAAGCCGTAGCCTTACTGTTAAGAACCGATTTAAATAACGGTTCATACCTTCACAGCGCTGAGTACTCCTCATCCCTGCAAAGAAATGGCCGAGAAGATATGCCTCAGCCCATCTTTCGCGGTCGCTATACATCTCTACCACCCAAGCGTTTGTCTCTAGGCCGTAGTGTGATACCATATCAGCCCAAAGAGTTTCAAATTCTTCAACATCACATTCCATTTGCATCAAAATGGTAAAGTCAGATACGAATTCCGGTATGTGAACATTTTTAGCGGCATTTCGCTCCAGATGCCACGAACATAGGCGATGCCTTACATCAGGAAAAATGTTTCTAATTGCATTGCGCATCGCCAAATCACCATCTGTGACCACCGAGATGGGCCGTTTACCATCCATAGCCTCTAAAAACGTTGAAAGAACCCAATTGTACGTATCCTCCGTCTCCTTTGACAACAGCGCACAACCAAATATGGTCGTTGTAAAGTTATTACTCACACCTGCCAGTATGACAAATGGCTTCTTGTAAGCATTGGTTCGATAGGTCGTGTCGAAAACTAACACATCTCCGAATGCAGCATAATCCATCTTAGACCTCCCATCTGTCCAGAAAAGTGTCTCCAACCGGTCATCCTCGTCAACAGtgtacttgaagaaaaataacGGATCATTAATTACTTGAGCAGACAAGTATCCCAATGCACCCTCAGCATCCCCATTTCTTATTTCTTCTTTACGAATGCTATGCAATTTGTTACGCAAATCTTTTACAGTGAACCCCACATTATGGAAACCCCCAGACTGACATGTCATATAGTCCATAATTTGCGCTGGCTTCATGCCTACATTCTGCATGGCCATTACCTGAGCTATGTCTGCATCACCCACACGTCTATGCGATCGCAGAAAGGGAACACAATGTGGTGCTGCTAAGGGATGATTGTGGGTACTCACAAACTCTGTGACAACGTAATTTTTCATGGTTTTGCTCATACGACAAACCCGGAATTTAGCACCACAACCAGTTCTTGTTTCAGCTTTATGACGTCGTTTTCGATCAGTGCGTTCTAAATGCTTCTTATTTCTTTTACCTTCCCCAGAACAAACCCAAGTCCTCCACCTTACGTACATTTCATTGCCTTTTTGTGGTTTACTTTTATATTTGCGTACGCTAAAACCAATTGCCTTGGCATATGCATTGTAGAATTGACCAGCTTCATCTTCAGAAACAAATTTCATTTCCATAATCTCCATATCAGTGAGCAAGCGAAAACTATCATCTACAATGGAAACTGACCCTTCCTCTTCCTTTTCCCCATCCACATCATTATCTTCATCTTCAGAAACAAATGTATTACTCTGCGAATCTTCCGAACTAGAACAAGAGTCGGAATTGGATTCCCAATCGTATGAATCTACCTTCACACCCTTGCTGTTGGTACTACTATTGGGAGTTTCCATTGTACCCCTAAATAATAAACCACATGCCACAACTTTTAATCCACAAGACTAGTTACATACAGAGGTGAAATAGGTTGCATACACATGACCTATAATTAAAGTGCATTACTTACACAATTGTCAGCTTCATAGtgataaacaaaataaatctaTTTCGTGACACCTCATATGCCTTCTAAATGGGTTTTCAAGAGATTTATGTCACCAAATCTACACAAACATTATAGACTTCGATGTCAAACTTTTGCATtactatttctcaaaaaaaaacaatcggAGAGTTGTTTGATTATTATTTGGACAAAACTGAGACTAAATTATCAATGGACGATAAACACCATTACTATATCTCACACTAACATCAAGATTCTGAAATTTGGAATACCTACAAAAAATAATTGACCACTACAGAATCAACAATACATTTTGACAAACAACTTATATGCAAACACCTTAACCAACAACATATAAGGGCATTTGTGTGATCAAATAGTgtaacaaacaaagaaaaatactcTTCTCCCACTTCCTCACCGCCAACCATATGACTTTTGTAGAAACACAATACACCAGATTGTTTATGCTGTCTTTCTTTACAGTCCAAAGAAATTGGACTGTTATTTATGGCACAACAAAGTCCAGAGTGAACCAACATTCAACTAAACCATCATCTTAAATATAATGTATGGTAAAACAAGTTTACCACATCGGTATCTATTGGTCTTGTGTACGCTGGTTGCACCCCATTGGTGTTTTTTTCACACATTGTTTCTTAACAgataaaacaagaacaaaatataAGCGCACTATGTTGTTCAATACTCAAGTACAAATGTAGGTGTCTACATGGCCTACTCGTATAAGTTTCTAAGCACTAACTCACTAGACAtgacttccaaaaaaaaattcaaggacAAACAGGGGCGGCAATGTATACAAATTAAGAGTTTGCTCTTCTTGGGCCTCAAGTTCGAAATCTCTTAGATAACATCTTATTCTTGGTGTTTTTTTCACACATTGTTTCTTAACAgataaaacaagaacaaaatgtAAGCACACTATGTTGTTCAATACGCAAGTACAATTGTTGGTGTCTACGTGATCTACTCATAAAAGTTTCTAAGCACTAACTCACTAGACAtgacttccaaaaaaaaaaaagtcatggACAAACAGGGGCGGCAATGTATACGAATTAAGAGTTTGCTCTTCTTGGGTCTCAAGTTCGAAATCTCTTAGATAACATCTTATTTTTGTAAGGCAAGTTCGTATAGGACTTTAACCATCGTTTCTATTAATCACCTCTGTTAGAGGACGTCAAAATTTTGACTCATAGAAATTAGtcaaaatgcagaattcacatctctCAAAATGCAGAATTTGCATATCACAACTCACTCgccaaaatacacaattcataaactaaaatgaaagaaattcaCACTTCACAAATGCAGAATTCACCCCCTCTAAAATGAAAGAATCTACACCCCTTCTGAACAATTCACACCcttcaaaatgaaagaattcacacctttcaAATACAGAATTCACACAGGCTCTACACAATTCACACTctcgaaaataaaaaaaaattgcacataaTTTTCTACTCAATATAGGTCTTGTTTGGTAGATCTATTTGAgtagattctaaaaatataaattttacaaaaaaattgatatatatatatatatatatatatatatatatatatatatatatatatatatgtgtgtgtgtgtgtgtgtgtgtgtgtgtgtgcgcgcgcgcgcaatAATAAAAGATATTGAGTTTTAAACTTTGTaatgcaaaaaataacaaatatgtCCACATCAGCATGTGTCAACATTAACCACATGTTTATATGTTATCCACGCAAAAGGGTGAGGACAAACtagtaaaaacatctttgaaAAGGATCTGGGTGGAATCTATAGCGCTACAAAAGAAGATTGACACGGAACCCCTCCAAAAAAATGGAACCGACCTGTCATTTCCCGATCTGAAAATTAAGAACACAGCCCAAGAAGGCCCAAAACTTAACCTTACCTATATGATATTGTGATAGGATCTTCCTTGATACTTTCCAATATTTTCATCTTGTACGGTTCATTGACAGCCATTATACGTTTCTGAGCCTCGTCTCTGGAAACTTCTTCTCTAATCAGTGGAAAATTTCGACCAATAATGCGAGATCCTACAGACGATTTAAGAAATAAATTATGTACCCTGAAACCACAGACTAATGAATTTTCTCCCAAGTTCATGACCTTCCACTTAATCGAAAATGATAATGCTAGTTGTATTATGAACTGAGTTGCCCACCATCTCCTTCTTAATCCTTTTCAAGTCTTTATCTGTCAAAGGCTCCATATCAAAGTCGTAATAAAACCCATTTTCTATCTATGAACCGATGGTCACTTTTGCATCCAGAAATATCTTTTGAACAGCCATGGCCATCACGTGAGCACACTGCAATGATTTAGTACAAAACCATCTCCGTACTTAAACAACTACATTTGTCTCTTTAGCTAGTTATGCAGCTACAAACGGATTTACTTATGTCGACATTTGCATGGGAAGACAGCAATTTAGCGAGAATCCAAAGCTAAAAACACATATATGTGACAACTTTGACACAACATGCACCCAAGGAAGATTGAGCAAGTCGCCCGCGCTTGATTACCTAGAAATTTACAACGTAAATAcgcaaatatctaaaaaaattctGCTATTATTTTCTGGGTACTAGTTTCATCATCAGGCCACACTTAAGTAGCAGCAACAACAAGTCACAGCATAGGAGTGCTAGAATCGTTAATTTGTGTTGCCCTAAAGTTAACACAAATTAGAAGATTTCAACAAATATGGGCcgtaaataaaatttgttcaGAAATAAAATGGGAATCAGATTATACCCAAACACAAATACTGGGTTTGACGTGGGCGTGGGGGAGCTTCAGGATCTCGGCCTTGTTCTCGTTGAAGGTGGGTTTCGGATTTGGATTGAAACCGGGTTGTCCGATGGCGGCCCGACGCCGTTGTTGTTGGTTGTGGGGGCAGCGGCGACGTCCACGGGGTGGATGAAAGGTGGGGAGGAGGGGACGGAGGAAGAGaagagaacagagagagagagagagag contains the following coding sequences:
- the LOC131326868 gene encoding protein FAR1-RELATED SEQUENCE 9-like — its product is MRVADAKAETATEHSTPVLITQLKSLEKNGTEVYTQYIFKFFQDEIQRASALIVARRVDEMERRLYFIEMYSHPESNWTVEYYPIDSRINCSCLMFESFGLPCCHMIVVMKYEHLPTIPPSLVMQRWTRRGQPLTQQPNVCQISRNMSHMARYGILSSGYKLMSFYASHAQDSFEDARQVEHEMTSWIRKRWEMGKNKECNTEIGKSSDGQILFGVGDPPVVKTKGNPGKKSSAQHSRNPRKCSHCKCRGHDKRTCPKLSSKHPIDDLPI
- the LOC131299424 gene encoding protein FAR1-RELATED SEQUENCE 5-like — its product is METPNSSTNSKGVKVDSYDWESNSDSCSSSEDSQSNTFVSEDEDNDVDGEKEEEGSVSIVDDSFRLLTDMEIMEMKFVSEDEAGQFYNAYAKAIGFSVRKYKSKPQKGNEMYVRWRTWVCSGEGKRNKKHLERTDRKRRHKAETRTGCGAKFRVCRMSKTMKNYVVTEFVSTHNHPLAAPHCVPFLRSHRRVGDADIAQVMAMQNVGMKPAQIMDYMTCQSGGFHNVGFTVKDLRNKLHSIRKEEIRNGDAEGALGYLSAQVINDPLFFFKYTVDEDDRLETLFWTDGRSKMDYAAFGDVLVFDTTYRTNAYKKPFVILAGVSNNFTTTIFGCALLSKETEDTYNWVLSTFLEAMDGKRPISVVTDGDLAMRNAIRNIFPDVRHRLCSWHLERNAAKNVHIPEFVSDFTILMQMECDVEEFETLWADMVSHYGLETNAWVVEMYSDRERWAEAYLLGHFFAGMRSTQRCEGMNRYLNRFLTVRLRLFEFVQ